The genomic window ACAGGCCGGCGACGCGCGTCAGCAGGCCGGGCTTGTCCTCGACGAGGAGGGAGAGCACGTGGGTCGACATGTTCAGTCCTCCTGGCTGAAGGCCGGCGAGTGGTCGCGGGCGTATTGGATGTAGGAGTTGGAGACGCCCTGCGGCACCATCGGCCACACCATGGCGTCGGCGGAGACGACGAAGTCGATCACGACCGGGCGGTCGTTCGTCTCGAGCGCGAGCTTGATGGCCGCGTCGACCTCCTCCTCCTTCGTCACGCGGATGCCGAGCGCGCCGTACGCCTCGGCCATCTTCACGAAGTCGGGCACCCGCACGGTGTCGTGGCCCGTGTTCAGGTCGGTGTTGGAGTACCGGCCGTCGTAGAACAGCGTCTGCCACTGGCGCACCATGCCGAGCGAGGAGTTGTTGATGACGGCGACCTTGATCGGGATGTCGTTGAGCGTGCAGGTCGCGAGCTCCTGGTTGGTCATCTGGAAGCAGCCGTCGCCGTCGATCGCCCAGACCACGCGGTCGGGCTGGGCGACCTTCGCGCCCATGGCCGCGGGCACCGCGTAGCCCATGGTGCCCGCCCCGCCCGAGTTCAGCCACGCGTTGGGCCGCTCGTACTTGATGAACTGCGCGGCCCACATCTGGTGCTGGCCGACGCCCGCGGCGTAGACGCCCTCGGGGCCGGTCAGCTCGCCGATGCGCTGGATCACGTACTGCGGCGCGAGCAGCCCGTCGGACGGCTGGGTGTAGCCGAGCGGGAACTCCGAGCGGAGGCCGTCGAGCGTGGCCCACCATTCGGCGAGGTCGGGCGCTCCGGCCGCGGTGACGTCGCGGTACGCCGCGAGCAGGTCGACGAGCACGTCCTTCGCGTCGCCCACGATCGGCACGTCGGCCGCGCGGATCTTGCCGATCTCGGCCGGGTCGATGTCGACGTGCACGACCTTCGCCTCGGGGGCGAACAGCGCGGCCTTGCCGGTGACGCGGTCGTCGAACCGGGCGCCGAGCGCCACGAGCAGGTCGGCCTCCTGGAGCGCGAGCACCGCGGGCACCGTGCCGTGCATGCCGGGCATGCCGAGGTGCTGCGGGTGCGAGTCGGGGAACGCGCCGCGCGCCATGAGCGTGGTCACGACGGGCGCCTTCGTGGCATCCGCCAGGGCGACCAGCTCGTCGGATGCGCCGGCGCGGATGATGCCGCCGCCGACGTAGAGCACCGGGCGCTTGGCCTCGGCGATGAGCTGAGCCGCGGCGAGCACCTGCTTGCCGTGCGCCTTGGTGATCGGCCGGTAGCCGGGCAGCTCGACCTTCGGCGGCCACGAGAAGGCGAACGTCGCCTGCTGCGCGTCCTTCGTGATGTCGACGAGCACGGGGCCGGGGCGTCCCGTGGTCGCGATGTGCACGGCGGCCGCGATCGTCGCGGGGATCTCCTCCGGGCGCTTGACGAGGAACGAGTGCTTGGTGATCGGCATCGTGATGCCGACGATGTCGGCCTCCTGGAACGCGTCGGTGCCCATGAGGTTCGAGAAGACCTGGCCGGTGATCGCGAGGAACGGGACCGAGTCCATGTGCGCGTCGGCGATCGCGGTCACGAGGTTCGTCGCGCCGGGGCCCGAGGTGGCGATCGCGACGCCGAGCTTGCCCGACGAGGAGGCGTAGCCCTCCGCCGCGTGGCCGGCGCCCTGCTCGTGGCGGACCAGGATGTGGCGGAGCCGGCGGCTGTCGAGCAGCGGGTCGTAGACGGGGAGGATCGCGCCGCCGGGCAGGCCGAACACGTCGGTGATGCCGAGCAGTTCGAGCGAGCGGACGACGGCCTGGGCTCCGGTGAGCATCTCGGGGCTGCCGTGCGTCGCGGACTGCGACTGCGACAGGGAGGCGGGCGATGGCACGGGACTGGATTCCGTGGTCATTCGATTCCTGTTCGTGGTGGGCGGGATGTTCGGGACAGGCGAACGTCTCAGCCCGTGGTCGCGCCTTCGGCAGCGGAGCGCACGAGCTTGGAGTACTTCGCGAGGACGCCTCGGGTGTAGCGCGGAGGAAGCGGAGCCCAGCCTTCCCGGCGGGCTGCCAGCTCGGCCTCGTCGACCAGTAGGTCGATGGAGCGAGCCGCGATATCGACCCGAATCAGATCACCATCGCGCACGAAGGCGATGGGACCTTGGTCGACCGCCTCGGGTGCTATGTGGCCGATGCACAGGCCGGTTGTGCCGCCTGAGAATCGACCGTCCGTCAAGA from Agromyces aurantiacus includes these protein-coding regions:
- a CDS encoding acetolactate synthase large subunit — its product is MTTESSPVPSPASLSQSQSATHGSPEMLTGAQAVVRSLELLGITDVFGLPGGAILPVYDPLLDSRRLRHILVRHEQGAGHAAEGYASSSGKLGVAIATSGPGATNLVTAIADAHMDSVPFLAITGQVFSNLMGTDAFQEADIVGITMPITKHSFLVKRPEEIPATIAAAVHIATTGRPGPVLVDITKDAQQATFAFSWPPKVELPGYRPITKAHGKQVLAAAQLIAEAKRPVLYVGGGIIRAGASDELVALADATKAPVVTTLMARGAFPDSHPQHLGMPGMHGTVPAVLALQEADLLVALGARFDDRVTGKAALFAPEAKVVHVDIDPAEIGKIRAADVPIVGDAKDVLVDLLAAYRDVTAAGAPDLAEWWATLDGLRSEFPLGYTQPSDGLLAPQYVIQRIGELTGPEGVYAAGVGQHQMWAAQFIKYERPNAWLNSGGAGTMGYAVPAAMGAKVAQPDRVVWAIDGDGCFQMTNQELATCTLNDIPIKVAVINNSSLGMVRQWQTLFYDGRYSNTDLNTGHDTVRVPDFVKMAEAYGALGIRVTKEEEVDAAIKLALETNDRPVVIDFVVSADAMVWPMVPQGVSNSYIQYARDHSPAFSQED